The DNA region CTTCTAGGCACAGGCAATTTTTAAGGCTGGAATTTAGCCACACACAGTGTGGATCAAATGGCAATGTCTTGCGTATTCAATAATCTATTCGTCCATTTTGATATTAATACCACGGTTAGCACTTTTCTGTCGGGGTACTTCTTTTTCTGGCGGTCTGGACCTGTACGACTTAACAGCATGTCCaacatgggttcaagccccaaatagaccgtgtccccatacgtaggactgaccaTATCCTGCCcaaagaatattttaaatcTTATCATAGTTTTAACAATGTTGTTACGGTTATTTCATTAAcccttcatttttcatttgaaagtCGTGTATGATCTAAcaatagtaaaataaaacacacttcAGACTGAAAGGGTCCATCTACAGAACTCAGAAGTTAGAAATACTCGGCTTATCCATGTTTTGCGTTAGTAGCGTATTTCAGGTAGCATCTGTATAGCCTGTTCCAAGTTCCCTTCGTCCAAGAcataatatgcatttaatgaGATCAATTGATGCCTTAGTGTCAAATAGCAAGTCTTTAAACGTGCTTCAGAACACGTTTACAGGTTGATTAGAGCCAGCCATCAAAACTCcaaatttcagttttaacaGACAGTCTTACAAGCGTCTTCACAACGTTTTAAAggaattaatttatattttgtaaCATAATACTTAAGGTACATGTTAAGCTAGCATGGCGGACATGATTGTATCCTTAATAAACAATATTAAACGTAAATacttcatacaaacactttacagtgaatttcaacacataaaCTCAACAAATCTACCTCAAATCATTTAAGATCCTCTTATAAGACCCGGCACTGGTATTCAATACCTCCTAAAATAGGCCGGTCCATAATGCTCAATCCTAGATTAAGCGGAAACTCAGCAATTGAAACCAAAACTTCAAAATTCCCTAAATACACCTCAATCTTTGCTTCGGAAACAATATCCCTTTCCAtagcagcagaagaaggacTACGAGAGGACAGAAATAATGTTCTGTTCACGGCCCATCGAAAGATTGTCATATCCAAAGCCTTGAAAAAATAGTTATATCAACAACGTCTCCGTCATCACTTTTACTTGGGTCCCAAGTTATCTAGGTATTCGTGGCAACGAAAGAGCAGCTAAGCTCGCAAATATTGGCAGGTTAAAATCCCCCATGAAACTCCACCTCACTGGCCAAAAGCGATGTTGTTAACTGGACGACAAAGTATCGTTCGCATGCACTGGGAAACATATTGGCACAATGGACAACAACCACACCTCCGAAAAATCTAAACAAACATGACACCATGGAAAGCCGAGACCAACGAATTCTATCCAGGCTTCGCGTTGGTCACACTCGGTTAACCCATACGTATTGATATTTAAAATAACCCATTGAcgattctctctttcttttctctctctccctctctctcttcctctctctcttgtttttCTGCTTACGTTGAATGTCATCGTGGtatggcccggtcaacaataaTTCTCCCGAATGCCCGGTCCCTGcctgcagcctcccatccatgtagacaGTCAATCTACATAAGGTAGCTTACTTCACCTGATCCAGATATCGAGCTCGCTGCGCTTCCCTGCGTCTTGTTGTCGAATCGGCGATAGCTGTCGAACATCTTGTGGAGTTCGACATCCTCATAACATGACCCAGGCATCGTATCATGTCAGCCTTTACCATCAACAGGATATCAGGTTCGctgtacagctcagcaagctcctGGTTCATCGTTCTCCTCCGAACTCCATTACATCCTCCGCTCGAATGGACCAAGACTCGTTTACATAGAGGACCAAACGGGCGAATCAATGTAtgatatatctcacatttcgtgcggtcTGAATCGCAGCAGATGATGAATCCAATAATATGATAATAATACATCTTTACCCGTAGTAACGACCGTCCCTAGATAGTACAACTCCTCTACCGTCTCGGGATTGTCACCATCAACTATTACACTTCCTCTCCGTTGGGCTGAGTCTCCGACAAGCAGGTACTATggcttcgtcgcattgattcttaATCAAATTGGTTGGTTATGGATTAGCCTCCCAGATAGGAAGCTGTTTTGTAGACTAGGTGAATGGCATCCAGCTTCCACTGCTCTGGTAGTTCTTCTTGCTCCCAGTTTTTATTGGTCAGCTCATGCATTTCTTAAGTTTTTAGTTATTAGAGGTATTTGTTGGCTATTTAGATTTGCTTCTTATGCGAAAACTCGTTATAGGCGGTAGTTGTTATGCGGAGTTACAATACAGTGTTGTGTTATTGCGTTAGCAGCGGCTGTAAGGAGGAGTTTGAGTAGATTTTAAATTGTAACTTATTGTATGAGAACAAGATGAATGGtctaaataaaacattcattttttgGGAACGGCCCAATGCTTACGGAAACATatagaacagaaaaaaagaccaATGCATAgagttataaaaaatatatatatatgtatttttCACACGACTCGACACTAGCGCTCATAAAATACGTGTACGGGGACACGTTTTAACACTTTCAAACGTGTTCGCATAAAATaatcgattttgtttcataaaATTCAGCCTTAATTCAGAACCGTAACGAAGAACGCGTCTCGGGGTCTTATTTGAAATTTCTTGGCCTTTCCTAGGATTTGTTTCTGGGTCACTCTGCCCTGCCCGAAAACTAATTGTAGCAATTGCCCCACTTTCGCAGCATAGGTTACCACCACGAAAATGCTAGCTGGAAAGTTTAAGGTACAATTTGTTATATCAGGAGCGTATAGGGGCTATCTTGAGGGCACAAACCCACTTTATTCTATAAACCCGTCTTCGGTCTTGGCGCTTAGAACTCCGAAGGCCTTTCCTTCGCGTGAGCTGGCCCGAGTTCTGCCGTCAACACTAACGTTTGTTACAATACTATAACTATACAGCTAAGTGTAGGCACTATAACATTCAGTCTAATGTTTCATGCGTTGAaagcaaaatgcaaaacaatagTTGTATTTTTTCATATCCAATGCATGTAATACAATAGcgtttaatattattttattttaaaaaaaacttaacttAAACTTAATAATGCAAATCGGAAGCTTGCTAATCTAGAAATATTTAAGTTTTTATGCTGCATAAATTTTGCTCATTaattaggaaaaaaataaaaaaaaacctaagcgaatttgtgaatgtgtgtatgctacGTATCTATAACTTGGATCGGAGGGATATTGTTGCTTATGGATGATTGTTGTGGACCAGAGAcagaagagggagagagaggccTACCAGTCCATCTATTTACGCTAAAGTTTAAGTGccaaaaaagaatgaaaacaaaatgtttttaaactgaaaagCCAAAACTAAAATCCCGAAAAGCCAAATTAAAACTTTGCCAAAATATTAACAAATGAGCAAGAACTGAAGCagcgttttctttttatcagTAACACAATAATATGATTCCGCCGGTTCTGTTGAATGGATTTGTGATCGACGCTTAGTGAGTGCATTTGCCGTCTGTACAGTTGCCAGCGGAGATCGATAACAGTCTAGTtgcattaaaaattattacattCATTACGTCAACGATACGACGTCACATTGCTTAAATAACAGAGAGTAAGCCACTACAATTCAAGTCAAAAACATATCAAACGAAATAGTAACAGGCGGCGCAACGTTGCAAtaataaacaatgaaaaatgaagCTAAAAACTAATGAATCGTCCAGCGTTTGCGGGTCTCGCTCGCGTTTAAATGTCGAGCAGCGGCCTGCGTTTCCGGTACTTGGCGACGTACTCGAGAATGTCCAGCTTCTCTCTGcaaagaggaggaaaaaaaaacacacacacaaacgaatcAATAGATCTGTACCATGCAGATGAAACGTCCCTTTGCGCGCCACTTACCGATCTTCCAGCTGTTCCTGCGTCAGCTCGTTCGGGATGAGGAAGGTGCCATCGTTACGGTTTTCCTTGTTGTCCGGCTGGTCCACCACCGCCTGCTTCGGAGCGTCGACGGTTGCGTTCGCAGCAGCGGTTGTGTCCTCGACGGGGGCGACGGTGCTGCCATCGCTGACATCCAGCGAAGCCGCCGGAACACCTTCGCCGATCCGGTTGACGCAGGTCGGCGGACATCTGCAGCTCGCCCCGCACAGGCTGTCCTGCTTGTGGCAGCCGCAGCGCCGCGAGCCACAGTTGCCGGTGCAGGAGCAGCTGGCACTGCCACCACCGGTCGCCGCCCTGCCCACGGTGCTGGCGTTGCTCTGGATCGTGCTCGAAAGGAGTGTCTCGCGAATGCTCATGGACTGCTGGAAGCAAAGCGAAAGGGaggcaagaaaagaaaaaaagacatatTAACGTATGGCGTAACGCAGGAGAAGCACCATAACCGTAGTGTCTATGACCAAAAGATTTATAGATTTTTTACAGGCTATTTACGGGCAGTCCATACTAGGTTTGAAACTACGATGGGTGTATTCGGGTCGTTATGTCCGTGTAGGCGATCATTGACACTAGCGTTAACGGACGGGTTGCTGGGGCTTACCTTCTTGCGCTTGTGCAATGGTGTGCCGCGGAAGTCAGGATCGAGTTCCGGGTTGTCGTCATCCGTGCCACCGACCTGATTGTACTCGTCCTCAAGGAACTCCAGGTCGAACTCGGTGTTAAAGTCCGGGTCGAGCAGATGGTTCGGCATGCGGCGCTTGCGGACAGGCCGCTTGGTCGCCTCGTCGAGCTGCTCGCGCAGCATCTGCGCCGACCGCTTGTACAGCTCGAGCTCGTCGCGCAGCTGCTCGATGCGCCGGATCGCCTCCTCGTGCACGGCGCCCGTTcccgcctcctcctccacctcctccccCTCAGCCCCGGTACCGTTGGTAGGGGCGGCggttgccgccgccgctcCACCCGTGCgctgcatcagcagcagggCCAGCTTGTCCTCGTACCGCTTCTCGAGCTGCACCACCTCCTCCCGGTACTGCTGGTCGGCGGCCTCGAGCTGGGCGCGGGCCTGCGCCAGCTCCTCCTCCTGGCAGTCGCCCGTCGCCTGCAGATCGACCAGCTGGAAGCGTGTCTCGATGAGGCGCGTGTGCGTCTGGACCAGCTGCTCCAGCAGCTGCTGGAACGCGTCGCGCGCCTCGGGCAGCTTCGCCAGCCCCTCGCCGAACGACGCCACGTGGCTGTCGGTGTCGATCGTGTGCAGCTTCGTCTGCAGGTCGACGATCTGCGCGTTGCGGTAGTCCAGATCGAGCTGGCACTGCTGGATGTCCTGCCGGAGGCGCTGGTATTCGGCGCCGCCCTCGGGCAGCTCGGCGCACTGGCCCTCCATCTGCTTGATCTTCTTCACCTCCTGGGCGCGCTGGGCGCGCAGCACGCTCAGCGTCACCGTCGCCTCGACCGTGTTGCAGATCAGCTCGAGCTCCTGCTTGACCCAGCGGGCCGCCTCCGCGCCGCGCATCGCCGCCCGGTCGCGCGCGCCCGCCGCCGTCTTGCTGCGCTGCTGCCGCTCGAGCGTGGCCTTCAGCCGCTTATTCACCTGGATGGTTTCATCCATCTTGCGCTGCATGATGCGCTTCTGCATCGAGTAGGTCGACTCGAGCTTCTGCAGCTGGTACTGCTGCTTGCGGTCCTTCGCCTTTAGCTGCGTAATTTCCTTCTCCCGGCTCGCGCGCCACTGCCGGAAGCTCTCGCTCTCGGTGCGCAGCGTCTTCAGCAGCTTGACGCGCGTCGCCTTCATCTGCTGGATCTCGGAGCTCAGGCCCGCGATCCGCTCCGCGTCCTTCTcgtgcagcttcagcagcttcgcCTGCCGCGCGCTCTTCTGCCGCATCTCGGCCAGCTCCGCCTCGAGCTGCTGCACCTTGCGCCGGCGCTCCTCCGCCAGCTTCGAGCGCTTCTCGCTCGCCTTCGTGTTCTCCAGCAGCGCGTTCAGCTCGGCCAGCTGGCCCTCCAGGCTGCGCATCTGCCCCTCGTACTCGTGCAGCTGCTCGGTCAGCTCACGCTCCCGCCTGCTCGTGTACGACTGGACCGCCGCACTGTTGCCCTGGCACTTCCGGTGCAGCTCCTCCTTCAGCGCGATCTCGCGCTTCAGCTGCGTCAGCTCGCTGTGTATGCGTATCTGCTGCTGCGTGTGGAACTCCGACTTGCGCTCGAACTCCTCCGTGCGCAGCGGATCGTCCACGCCGGCGCCGGCGGTGGACGGGCGAATCATCCGCGACAGTGGCGGCCCGTACGCTGCGCTCAGGCTGCCCAGCGAGTACACCTCGTCCTGGTGGGCGGTCAGCAGCCGAGCCAGCTCTTGCCGCAGACCATCCTCGCCCGGCTGGGCCTCCCGCCCCAGCAGCTGCTCAATGTCCTCGAGCAGCTTTTCCGCCAGCATCGAGCGCTCCTCGTGCACCTCCAGCTCGTGCATCGTGGCCTGCAGCTGCTTCTGCAGGCAGCGGTTCGCCTCCTGCAGCTTCTGGTAGCCGGCGGACGGGTCGCTGGCCGACCCTGCCTCGCTGCTGCGCGGCGAGCGGAGCAGCTGCGTCTCGGTTAAACCGCGCACCAGCGGCGAGTGGACCGGCTGCGGCACGCGAAACGTGCCATCCTTGTCGGTGGTGGGTGGACAACCCTCCCGCCCACTCTTGAGCATCATCACCTCGACCCGCAGGTCCTGCACGATAGCCTCCAGCTGCTTGATGCGGGCCTGCTGCGGGTCCTGGTTGACGATCGGCTTGTTCTTGATCTTGCACACGCGGTTCGCGTACCGCAGCGTGCTGTACGTTTCCGACAGGTTGTAGTCGGCGGGCGACACGCAGGCTATCATGAGCGTGTAGGAATTGCCGCCCAGCGAGTCCTGCAGCAGCCGGGTCAGCTTCGAGCTGCGGTACGGTATGTGCATCTTGCCGGCCGCCCCCG from Anopheles coluzzii chromosome X, AcolN3, whole genome shotgun sequence includes:
- the LOC120956821 gene encoding chromosome-associated kinesin KIF4A-like isoform X1; translation: MSKPTRPSEIKLPPREPTKAPGAAAMPGPECVKVAVRIRPMSQSEQARGCQTVVEQAAPGAPQLLVCGGRTPSDVFSYSYVFPPSTVQSQLYEVAVSPMLHKLFAGYNATILAYGQTSSGKTFTMGTHFAGEVDSSVGVIPRAINDIFRLMADGTAEVTAHVDTRVTCSYIEVYQDQVFDLLAEKPAGTERQPVDIREAVGGDIILQGLTEVAAGGVQSAFDCLARGSLGRVVRATAMNNVSSRSHAIFTLTLHHTARDDPAVVTRSKFHLVDLAGSERSKKTDTTGDRFKEGVQINKCLLALGNVITALGSSAGAAGKMHIPYRSSKLTRLLQDSLGGNSYTLMIACVSPADYNLSETYSTLRYANRVCKIKNKPIVNQDPQQARIKQLEAIVQDLRVEVMMLKSGREGCPPTTDKDGTFRVPQPVHSPLVRGLTETQLLRSPRSSEAGSASDPSAGYQKLQEANRCLQKQLQATMHELEVHEERSMLAEKLLEDIEQLLGREAQPGEDGLRQELARLLTAHQDEVYSLGSLSAAYGPPLSRMIRPSTAGAGVDDPLRTEEFERKSEFHTQQQIRIHSELTQLKREIALKEELHRKCQGNSAAVQSYTSRRERELTEQLHEYEGQMRSLEGQLAELNALLENTKASEKRSKLAEERRRKVQQLEAELAEMRQKSARQAKLLKLHEKDAERIAGLSSEIQQMKATRVKLLKTLRTESESFRQWRASREKEITQLKAKDRKQQYQLQKLESTYSMQKRIMQRKMDETIQVNKRLKATLERQQRSKTAAGARDRAAMRGAEAARWVKQELELICNTVEATVTLSVLRAQRAQEVKKIKQMEGQCAELPEGGAEYQRLRQDIQQCQLDLDYRNAQIVDLQTKLHTIDTDSHVASFGEGLAKLPEARDAFQQLLEQLVQTHTRLIETRFQLVDLQATGDCQEEELAQARAQLEAADQQYREEVVQLEKRYEDKLALLLMQRTGGAAAATAAPTNGTGAEGEEVEEEAGTGAVHEEAIRRIEQLRDELELYKRSAQMLREQLDEATKRPVRKRRMPNHLLDPDFNTEFDLEFLEDEYNQVGGTDDDNPELDPDFRGTPLHKRKKQSMSIRETLLSSTIQSNASTVGRAATGGGSASCSCTGNCGSRRCGCHKQDSLCGASCRCPPTCVNRIGEGVPAASLDVSDGSTVAPVEDTTAAANATVDAPKQAVVDQPDNKENRNDGTFLIPNELTQEQLEDREKLDILEYVAKYRKRRPLLDI
- the LOC120956821 gene encoding chromosome-associated kinesin KIF4A-like isoform X2; the protein is MSKPTRPSEIKLPPREPTKAPGAAAMPGPECVKVAVRIRPMSQSEQARGCQTVVEQAAPGAPQLLVCGGRTPSDVFSYSYVFPPSTVQSQLYEVAVSPMLHKLFAGYNATILAYGQTSSGKTFTMGTHFAGEVDSSVGVIPRAINDIFRLMADGTAEVTAHVDTRVTCSYIEVYQDQVFDLLAEKPAGTERQPVDIREAVGGDIILQGLTEVAAGGVQSAFDCLARGSLGRVVRATAMNNVSSRSHAIFTLTLHHTARDDPAVVTRSKFHLVDLAGSERSKKTDTTGDRFKEGVQINKCLLALGNVITALGSSAGAAGKMHIPYRSSKLTRLLQDSLGGNSYTLMIACVSPADYNLSETYSTLRYANRVCKIKNKPIVNQDPQQARIKQLEAIVQDLRVEVMMLKSGREGCPPTTDKDGTFRVPQPVHSPLVRGLTETQLLRSPRSSEAGSASDPSAGYQKLQEANRCLQKQLQATMHELEVHEERSMLAEKLLEDIEQLLGREAQPGEDGLRQELARLLTAHQDEVYSLGSLSAAYGPPLSRMIRPSTAGAGVDDPLRTEEFERKSEFHTQQQIRIHSELTQLKREIALKEELHRKCQGNSAAVQSYTSRRERELTEQLHEYEGQMRSLEGQLAELNALLENTKASEKRSKLAEERRRKVQQLEAELAEMRQKSARQAKLLKLHEKDAERIAGLSSEIQQMKATRVKLLKTLRTESESFRQWRASREKEITQLKAKDRKQQYQLQKLESTYSMQKRIMQRKMDETIQVNKRLKATLERQQRSKTAAGARDRAAMRGAEAARWVKQELELICNTVEATVTLSVLRAQRAQEVKKIKQMEGQCAELPEGGAEYQRLRQDIQQCQLDLDYRNAQIVDLQTKLHTIDTDSHVASFGEGLAKLPEARDAFQQLLEQLVQTHTRLIETRFQLVDLQATGDCQEEELAQARAQLEAADQQYREEVVQLEKRYEDKLALLLMQRTGGAAAATAAPTNGTGAEGEEVEEEAGTGAVHEEAIRRIEQLRDELELYKRSAQMLREQLDEATKRPVRKRRMPNHLLDPDFNTEFDLEFLEDEYNQVGGTDDDNPELDPDFRGTPLHKRKKSMSIRETLLSSTIQSNASTVGRAATGGGSASCSCTGNCGSRRCGCHKQDSLCGASCRCPPTCVNRIGEGVPAASLDVSDGSTVAPVEDTTAAANATVDAPKQAVVDQPDNKENRNDGTFLIPNELTQEQLEDREKLDILEYVAKYRKRRPLLDI